The following coding sequences lie in one Mycobacterium sp. Z3061 genomic window:
- a CDS encoding Zn-ribbon domain-containing OB-fold protein has translation MPEVTSQEPAIDGWFATDDAGQPHLIGSKCPACGTYVFPPRENNCPNPGCDSDTLESVALSRRGKLWSYTENRYPPPAPYPAADPFEPFAIAAVELADEGIIVLGKVIEGTLAEDLKVGMEMELATMTLFTDSDGVERIVHAWKVCS, from the coding sequence GTGCCAGAGGTCACCAGCCAAGAACCGGCCATCGACGGGTGGTTCGCCACCGACGACGCCGGACAACCCCACCTGATCGGCAGCAAGTGCCCCGCGTGCGGCACTTACGTCTTCCCGCCGCGCGAGAACAACTGCCCGAACCCGGGCTGCGACAGCGACACCTTGGAGTCCGTCGCCCTGTCGCGGCGCGGCAAGCTGTGGAGCTACACCGAGAACCGGTACCCGCCGCCCGCGCCCTACCCCGCCGCGGACCCGTTCGAACCGTTCGCCATCGCCGCCGTCGAACTCGCCGACGAGGGAATCATCGTGCTGGGCAAGGTGATTGAGGGCACCCTTGCCGAGGACCTGAAGGTCGGCATGGAGATGGAGCTGGCAACCATGACCCTGTTCACCGACAGCGACGGC
- a CDS encoding antibiotic biosynthesis monooxygenase, whose amino-acid sequence MVIVAGLIVVDPASRDNYLANCLEVIRLARQTADCLDFAISADPLDPGRVNIIERWVSQAAVDAFRGSGPSDDQQDAIVSGCVCEYDVAAERRLL is encoded by the coding sequence ATGGTGATCGTCGCGGGCCTCATCGTCGTCGACCCCGCGAGCCGGGACAACTACCTGGCCAATTGCCTGGAAGTGATCCGGCTGGCCCGTCAGACAGCGGACTGCCTGGATTTCGCGATCAGCGCCGACCCGCTCGATCCGGGTCGCGTCAACATCATCGAACGGTGGGTGTCGCAGGCCGCCGTCGACGCCTTTCGCGGCAGCGGACCGAGCGACGATCAACAAGACGCGATAGTTTCCGGCTGCGTCTGCGAGTACGACGTGGCCGCCGAGCGGCGCCTGCTCTGA
- the polA gene encoding DNA polymerase I, translating to MLLDGNSLAFRAFYALPAENFKTRGGLTTNAVYGFTAMLINLLRDEAPTHIAAAFDVSRQTFRSERYPEYKANRSSTPDEFHGQIDITKEVLNALGITVLAEAGFEADDIIATLATQAENEGYRVLVVTGDRDSLQLVSDDVTVLYPRKGVSELTRFTPEAVVEKYGLTPTQYPDFAALRGDPSDNLPGIPGVGEKTASKWIIEYGSLQGLVDNVESVRGKVGDALRAHVANVVLNRELTELVKDVPLAQTPDTLRLQPWDRDHIHRLFDDLEFRVLRDRLFDTLAAVEPEVDEGFDVRGGALEPGTVGQWLAEHAGDGRRSGLTVVGTHLPHGGDATALAIAAADGDGAYIETATLTPEDDAALAAWLADPDKPKALHEAKLAIHDLRGRGWSLEGVTSDTALAAYLVRPGQRSFTLDDLSLRYLRRELRAETTEQQQLSLLDDSDGTDDQAVQTAILRARAVIDLADALDAELDRIDSTALLGEMELPVQRVLAGMESVGIAVDLNMLTELQSQFGDEIRDAAEAAYAVIGKQINLGSPKQLQVVLFDELGMPKTKRTKTGYTTDADALQSLFDKTGHPFLQHLLTHRDVTRLKVTVDGLLNSVAADGRIHTTFNQTIAATGRLSSTEPNLQNIPIRTDAGRQIRDAFVVGKGEYAELMTADYSQIEMRIMAHLSRDEGLIEAFNTGEDLHSFVASRAFGVPIGEVTGELRRRVKAMSYGLAYGLSAYGLSAQLKISTEEAKEQMDQYFARFGGVRDYLLAVVEQARKDGYTSTVLGRRRYLPELDSSNRQVREAAERAALNAPIQGSAADIIKVAMIEVDKAIKASGLASRMLLQVHDELLFEIAPGEREELEALVRDKMGGAYPLDVPLEVSVGYGRSWDAAAH from the coding sequence ATGCTGCTCGACGGCAACTCCCTGGCGTTCCGGGCCTTCTACGCGCTGCCCGCGGAGAACTTCAAAACCCGCGGCGGGCTGACCACCAACGCCGTGTACGGCTTCACCGCCATGCTGATCAACCTGCTGCGCGACGAGGCGCCGACGCACATCGCCGCGGCGTTCGACGTGTCCCGGCAGACGTTCCGTTCCGAGCGCTACCCCGAATACAAGGCGAACCGATCCTCGACCCCGGATGAGTTCCACGGCCAGATCGACATCACCAAAGAGGTGCTCAACGCCCTGGGCATCACGGTGCTGGCCGAGGCCGGATTCGAAGCCGACGACATCATCGCCACGCTGGCCACCCAGGCCGAGAACGAGGGCTACCGGGTGCTGGTGGTGACCGGCGACCGTGACTCGCTGCAACTGGTCAGCGACGACGTCACGGTGCTCTACCCGCGCAAAGGTGTCAGTGAACTCACCCGCTTCACTCCCGAGGCCGTCGTCGAGAAATACGGTCTGACCCCGACGCAGTACCCCGACTTCGCCGCGCTGCGCGGCGACCCCAGCGACAACCTGCCGGGCATTCCCGGGGTGGGGGAGAAGACGGCGTCGAAGTGGATCATCGAGTACGGCTCGCTGCAGGGTCTGGTCGACAACGTCGAATCGGTGCGCGGCAAGGTCGGGGACGCGTTGCGGGCCCATGTGGCCAATGTCGTCCTGAACCGGGAGCTCACTGAGCTGGTCAAGGACGTGCCGCTGGCGCAGACGCCGGACACGCTGCGGCTGCAGCCCTGGGACCGCGACCACATTCACCGCCTCTTCGACGACCTCGAGTTCCGGGTGCTGCGGGACCGGCTGTTCGACACGCTGGCCGCCGTCGAACCCGAGGTAGACGAAGGCTTCGACGTGCGCGGCGGCGCCCTGGAGCCGGGCACCGTCGGGCAGTGGCTTGCCGAGCATGCCGGCGACGGCCGCCGGTCCGGCTTGACGGTGGTGGGCACGCACCTCCCGCACGGCGGCGACGCCACCGCGCTGGCCATCGCAGCCGCCGACGGCGACGGCGCCTACATCGAGACCGCCACCCTGACACCCGAGGATGACGCGGCGCTGGCAGCCTGGCTGGCCGATCCGGACAAACCCAAGGCCCTGCACGAGGCCAAGTTGGCCATCCATGACCTGCGCGGCCGCGGCTGGTCGCTGGAGGGGGTCACGTCCGACACCGCGCTGGCCGCCTACCTGGTGCGGCCCGGGCAGCGCAGCTTTACCCTCGACGACCTCTCGCTGCGCTACCTCAGACGTGAGCTACGTGCGGAAACCACTGAGCAACAACAACTTTCGTTGCTCGACGACTCCGACGGCACCGACGACCAGGCCGTGCAGACCGCGATCCTGCGAGCTCGGGCCGTCATCGACCTCGCCGATGCCCTCGATGCCGAGCTGGACCGGATCGACTCCACCGCGTTGCTGGGCGAGATGGAGCTGCCGGTGCAGCGGGTGCTGGCCGGGATGGAAAGCGTCGGCATCGCGGTCGACCTGAACATGCTCACCGAGCTGCAAAGCCAGTTCGGCGACGAGATTCGGGACGCGGCCGAGGCCGCCTACGCCGTCATCGGCAAACAGATCAACCTGGGCTCGCCCAAACAGCTGCAGGTGGTGCTGTTCGACGAGCTCGGCATGCCCAAGACCAAGCGCACCAAGACCGGCTACACCACCGACGCCGACGCTCTGCAATCCCTGTTCGACAAGACCGGCCACCCGTTCCTGCAGCATCTGCTGACCCACCGCGACGTCACGCGGCTCAAGGTGACCGTCGACGGATTGCTGAACTCGGTGGCCGCCGACGGGCGCATTCACACCACGTTCAACCAGACGATCGCCGCGACCGGCCGGCTTTCCTCCACCGAGCCGAACCTGCAGAACATCCCGATCCGCACGGACGCCGGACGGCAGATCCGCGACGCGTTCGTCGTAGGAAAGGGCGAGTACGCCGAGCTGATGACCGCCGACTACAGCCAGATCGAGATGCGGATCATGGCGCATCTGTCCCGTGACGAGGGACTGATCGAGGCCTTCAACACCGGCGAAGACCTGCACTCGTTCGTCGCCTCCCGGGCCTTCGGGGTCCCGATCGGTGAGGTCACCGGAGAATTGCGGCGCCGGGTGAAGGCGATGTCCTACGGCCTGGCCTACGGGCTCAGCGCCTACGGTCTGTCGGCCCAGCTCAAGATCTCCACCGAGGAGGCCAAGGAGCAGATGGACCAGTACTTCGCCCGATTCGGCGGGGTGCGCGACTATCTGCTGGCCGTCGTCGAACAGGCACGCAAGGACGGTTACACCTCGACGGTGCTCGGCCGGCGCCGCTACCTGCCCGAGCTGGACAGCAGCAACCGCCAGGTGCGCGAGGCCGCCGAACGGGCAGCGCTCAATGCGCCGATCCAGGGCAGCGCCGCCGACATCATCAAGGTGGCGATGATCGAAGTGGACAAGGCGATCAAAGCCAGCGGCCTGGCGTCGCGGATGCTGCTGCAGGTCCACGACGAATTGCTGTTCGAGATCGCCCCCGGGGAGCGCGAGGAACTCGAGGCATTGGTTCGCGACAAAATGGGCGGGGCCTACCCGCTCGACGTGCCGCTGGAGGTGTCGGTCGGCTACGGCCGCAGCTGGGACGCCGCCGCGCATTAA
- a CDS encoding lysophospholipid acyltransferase family protein encodes MSDAAERRPLARYPLMVASKVFALLPAPVADAFLAVVARLVYWRGRAQHLNVLQDFRDNVDPTAQFSTRKWQPVRAMYRALVRNANDAIWFLAAPHAVARRRFHIADPAPLHAALDAGRPAGVGAIVAFPHLGSYAALPIVLALNGLPTTVVANRQRALMQWVITRGAQKAGLELIVVDRTGGGSITAAMADAIRRGRIVAIAGDYFRAREGGGNGIEVDLAGIKRPIGPGPALLALRTGALIVPGAVFQHKHQREPVFGQPIPAEVPLGGDDQNVRDAVQETSQQVADAIALFIEREPQQWLMPGGLVSDSIGRRR; translated from the coding sequence ATGTCGGATGCCGCGGAGCGCCGCCCGCTCGCGCGTTACCCGCTGATGGTGGCGTCGAAAGTTTTCGCCCTGCTGCCGGCCCCGGTGGCTGACGCGTTTCTGGCCGTGGTGGCGCGCCTCGTGTACTGGCGGGGGCGTGCCCAGCATCTGAACGTGCTGCAGGATTTCCGCGACAACGTGGACCCGACGGCGCAGTTCTCCACCCGCAAGTGGCAGCCGGTCCGGGCGATGTATCGAGCACTGGTCCGCAACGCCAACGACGCGATCTGGTTCCTCGCCGCACCCCATGCGGTCGCGCGGCGGCGCTTCCACATCGCCGACCCGGCGCCGCTGCACGCAGCGCTCGATGCCGGCCGCCCCGCAGGTGTCGGCGCCATCGTCGCCTTTCCACACCTGGGCTCCTACGCCGCCCTGCCGATTGTGCTGGCGCTCAACGGGTTGCCGACCACGGTTGTCGCCAACCGGCAGCGTGCCTTGATGCAGTGGGTGATCACCCGCGGCGCACAGAAGGCCGGGCTCGAGCTCATCGTCGTCGACCGCACCGGGGGAGGCAGCATCACCGCGGCAATGGCCGATGCCATCCGGCGTGGCCGGATCGTCGCGATCGCCGGTGACTACTTCCGGGCCCGCGAAGGAGGCGGTAACGGAATCGAGGTCGATCTGGCCGGCATCAAACGCCCGATCGGCCCGGGACCGGCCCTGCTGGCCCTGCGTACCGGCGCCCTGATCGTCCCCGGCGCGGTATTCCAGCACAAACACCAGCGTGAACCCGTGTTCGGCCAGCCGATACCCGCCGAGGTCCCGCTCGGCGGGGACGACCAGAACGTGCGAGACGCGGTACAAGAGACATCGCAGCAAGTGGCCGACGCGATCGCACTGTTCATCGAGCGCGAGCCGCAACAGTGGTTGATGCCCGGGGGGCTGGTGTCGGATTCGATCGGGCGCCGGCGGTAA